CCTCGCGGTTCCGAAATGCAATTCTCTCCGATTGGAAAGCGCACCCGGTCCTTGGACCGTACCCCACGTTAACGGGGCTTTCGCTGATGGTTTTCTTCGCGCTTTGCTGCCAATGTGTCTCGACGTTGGCTGTGATTCGTCGAGAAACGCAAAGTTGGACGTGGCCTGTGGTTACGTTCGTGTACATGACGACATTGGCATATGTGGCGGCATTGCTCGTGTTTCAAATTGGGAAATTGTTCGTGTGAGTCTTCCTGGAAATCAAGGAGTGGCGACATGGACTGGCAACTCATCGCGGTGATTCTGACCATCGCCGCGGCAATCGCGTATCTCGCACGTTCGGCATTCCTCGCGTGGACGGGAACCGGCAAAGGATGTGGGTCGAGTTGCGGCCAATGCAAAACGGCGGCCCCCGAAGAGACCGCCGCCGATGCTCGCCGCATTCGCTTGCCTCAAGTCACCGTGAAGGATTAGTCGGTTTCGTTGGTGAGGCGATCGACAACGTGGGGCGAATTCGCAAGAACAGCTCCCCACGTTGCGACGTAACCCGTGTCCCCAATTCAACTTGTCGAATCCCGGCTAAATCGTTCAACACCGTCTCCAGCGACTCGCCGGAAGCGGGATTGGCGGCGGCAGGAGCCAACCACGCGGGCAATTCCTTGCGATGCTGTTTCAGATGATTGCGCATCGCTTCCAACGCGAACAATCCCAGCACGTGTTCGGAATCACGCGATCCGGTATCGCCGCGGGTCGCTTGGAAGTCGATAATCGTTTCCGGCGATTCGCCAATGACCAAGTACCCATCTTTGAGTGCGTACCCCGGACGGAAACCTTCGGGGAATCCCACTTCATTTTGGAAGGTCATGATCTCGAGCTTTTCGTGTCGAATCGTTCGTGTGATGACTTGATCGCGATCCGGGTGAGTTCGGTTGTACGAAATCCTGAGACTGGTTGCCAGGTATTGGAGTGTTGGCATGAGCTGATTCATGACCGCATCGGATTGTTCGCCACCAGAAAGTTCGATTGCCAGGCAAATCGAAGGAATGGCGCGATCCGGGAGCGATCGAACTCGGAGTCCCCACCGAGGTCCAATCGAGGCCAGCACTTCCGACCAACCTTGCCGACCGAAAATGGGGGCTAATTCCTTTTGCAGGCCGTCTCGCCATTTCTTGGCTGCTTCGCCGGGCATCAATTCATCGGCGAGTGCCGCGATCGATTCCCAGCGGAATCCGCTATTGAGTTCGAGCAGGACATCATTGGGGCGATTGGCCCAAAGCGGGACCGCCGGGAGAAAACTTGCCAGGAACTGCGGCCCACCGTTGGGAACATCCTCGGAACGTCCCACGATTGTGCCGACCAGTTCCGGTTCGGGCTGCAAGCGGAGGAACAATCCAATCGCATCCACGCCTTGCCAATAGCGTCCTAAAGTTTCGAGTGTCGCTCGTTCGGACTCGCGAGCGGTGGCAATCTGTTGGGCGATTTGGGCGTCGAACGCACGCGGCAACAGCCATGTCCCAAAGATGGCGTCGGTGGCTCCCAATCGTTCGATCCATTGTTTGGGAATTTGTCGAGACGGCGTCGCCGCGGTGTCCAAACTATCCCGAAGCAGTGGCAGCGAACTCGACATTCCAAGGATGTTTCCGACGAGAAAATAGCCGTCTTTCCCCGTCGCGGTTTCTCGAATCATCATCGAAAATCCCGGTTGAATCACTTCCGACCGGACTTTCACCCCTTGGAACGCATTCACTTTTTGAATCCATTGTTGCACAACTTGGGGCCGTTTCACCCAAAGCAGTACCAGGCCATCGCCTTCTTTCTGGGATTCGTTCGCGTCTCGAAACACGACAATAGCACCCGTTCCGAGCAGCTCGCTCGCAATCTCTTGGAACGAATGGCCGAACAATTGACTTACGAACTTTTCGATTCCTTGGAGTGCTTCCCAATCTCGGGATTCGACCCACGATTTCGGGGGCATCGAACCGATGATCGATTTGCCCAGCGGGGAGGCGGCGATCCGTTGGAGTTGCGTATCCGCGTCTTGCAGAAAAATTCCGAAATGGTGATTTTTCGGCACAAACGCGACCATCTCGTCCTTCGGGGCCGCCAACAGGGTACTCGGTATCAGGCAGAGGAGCAGAAGCAAACAAATGCGTGTCACGATCGGATTCCTCTGCGAATTACGGCATCTGCGGAATAGTCGGCAGATCGCGGACCACCCATTGAATGGCGCGACGGGTCGATGATGCGACCGGTTCAAATGCGACTGCGACCGATTGAGCGGCTTCATCCAGCGGTTCGGTGGCACGACTCAAATCGACTTCTACGGGTTCCAATTTGGGGGATTCCGGAAGTGATGGTGCCGACCAAAATCCGTATGCGACATCCATCGCGGGAAGATTGGGCCGTTTGGTGAGTTCCAGAACTGCCGACCGAACATCTTCCAGAGATTGCAGTTCCGTCGGGCGTTGCGGCGTCAACTGGGCGAACTGCTGCGCTGCAATCGGCGGTTGCATTTCCGGGGTGGTCGATGGGGACGCGGGGTCGGCACTCGTGGCATGAGATGCCATCGATTCGTTGCGCGTTGGGCGATTTGTCGGCCCAAGCCAAGAAATTCCAACCGCTACGAGAATACTGGCCGCAATTGCGACAAGCCCTGCGCGTTGCCGCAATTTGCGAATGCGCCGACGTTGTTGATCGCGCACGACCGTGGTGGCAATGCGGAAGGTGAGCAAGGGGGGAACTGCCGGAGGCGGCGCTTCATCGACCCATTCCAGCAGCGATTGGAGTTCGGCCCATTCCCGGCGGCAGGGGGGGCATTGTTCCAAATGCGCTTCCAATTCGGCCTGTTGTGAGGCCGAACATTCGCCATCGAGTTGGGCGTGCATGGCCTCGGACGCGCGGTCGCATTCGGACGATGCGCCGGGTCGATTCGGCGGGAGCGGTTGGGAGTTGGGATCCGACCAAGGGTTCATGGCGAAGACCGTGGCTGTAATGGAGACATCGGATCGACGGCGAAGGACGGCTCAGCGTCTTCGGGGACCATTCCCCGTTGTCGAAGATCGGCGAGCAGTTCCAACCGAGCACGATGTAACCAGGTTTTGATGGTTCCTACCGGGCGATCGACCAATTGGGATATTTCGTCATACGAACGTCGTTGCTCGTGAAAGAGGACGAAAACCAATCGGTAATCGGGTCGCAGATTGCCGAGTGCCCGTTGCAATTCCTGTGCAAGTTCCCGACTGTCATCTTCTTGACTTCGGGCGGGTGTCTCTTGGAGGTAATCCAGGAGTTCGGGTCGCTTGCCGCGTTGAGCCAGCCAAGTGCGACACCGATTGATAGCAATACCCATTACCCACGGGCGCAACGGGCGGGTGGAATCCCAACGGTGCAGACTCCGAAAAATCCGAAGGAACACCTCTTGGGTCACATCTTCGGCATCGTGCCGATGGTGCAGCATGCGAAAACACAATCCAAACACATCCGTTTGGAAGCGTTCGATAAATGTTTGCGTAGCAAGGACTTCGCCCCGCAAGCACTGTCGGACTAGCGTGTTTTCGTCCACGTTGGATTCTCAATCAGGAACTACCCGAGGAGCCGATAGCGAGTTTCAATAATTGGTGGTTCGCTGACAAGGTTATTTCTTGGGTTTCGATCGTGAAAGTTTTCCGCAATTCAATGGGGAAGTCGATGAGACTGCCAAGTAGTTCCTTGAAAGACGGTAGTCAGCAAGGTAGCATAGCAGGGAACTCGGTGGGAATTCGATTTTGATCCGAATCGAGATTCCACCTCGAATCTTCCGAGATCGATCCATGCCGAAGCTGATTGTCATCAAATCGCCCAATGGGGCTGCGACGGGGATGTCGTTCGATCTTTTGCCAGGGCAACCCGAAGTCACCCTTGGTCGAATCGAAGAATGCCAGATCGTCATTCCCGATGGAAGCGTAAGTCGCAAGCATGCCTTGGTTTCCTACGTCAACGGAAATCATTTCATTACCGATTTGCGCAGTCGCAATGGCACGTTTGTCAACAATTCGAAGATCGATCCGGATTCGCGCATTGCCCTCAAGCACGAAGACAAAATTCGCATCTGCGACTTTCTTTTCCGTTACGATGACGAAAA
This DNA window, taken from Tuwongella immobilis, encodes the following:
- a CDS encoding anti-sigma factor family protein, producing MNPWSDPNSQPLPPNRPGASSECDRASEAMHAQLDGECSASQQAELEAHLEQCPPCRREWAELQSLLEWVDEAPPPAVPPLLTFRIATTVVRDQQRRRIRKLRQRAGLVAIAASILVAVGISWLGPTNRPTRNESMASHATSADPASPSTTPEMQPPIAAQQFAQLTPQRPTELQSLEDVRSAVLELTKRPNLPAMDVAYGFWSAPSLPESPKLEPVEVDLSRATEPLDEAAQSVAVAFEPVASSTRRAIQWVVRDLPTIPQMP
- a CDS encoding RNA polymerase sigma factor: MLHHRHDAEDVTQEVFLRIFRSLHRWDSTRPLRPWVMGIAINRCRTWLAQRGKRPELLDYLQETPARSQEDDSRELAQELQRALGNLRPDYRLVFVLFHEQRRSYDEISQLVDRPVGTIKTWLHRARLELLADLRQRGMVPEDAEPSFAVDPMSPLQPRSSP